Proteins from a genomic interval of Sugiyamaella lignohabitans strain CBS 10342 chromosome C, complete sequence:
- the NUP170 gene encoding Nup170p (Subunit of the inner ring of the nuclear pore complex (NPC); contributes to NPC assembly and nucleocytoplasmic transport; both Nup170p and NUP157p are similar to human Nup155p; NUP170 has a paralog, NUP157, that arose from the whole genome duplication; GO_component: GO:0016021 - integral component of membrane [Evidence IEA]; GO_component: GO:0016021 - integral component of membrane [Evidence ISM] [PMID 12192589]; GO_component: GO:0016020 - membrane [Evidence IEA]; GO_component: GO:0031965 - nuclear membrane [Evidence IEA]; GO_component: GO:0005643 - nuclear pore [Evidence IEA,IEA,IEA]; GO_component: GO:0005643 - nuclear pore [Evidence IDA] [PMID 10684247]; GO_component: GO:0044611 - nuclear pore inner ring [Evidence IDA] [PMID 18046406]; GO_component: GO:0005634 - nucleus [Evidence IEA]; GO_function: GO:0017056 - structural constituent of nuclear pore [Evidence IEA]; GO_function: GO:0017056 - structural constituent of nuclear pore [Evidence IMP] [PMID 12509452]; GO_function: GO:0017056 - structural constituent of nuclear pore [Evidence IMP] [PMID 17418788]; GO_function: GO:0017056 - structural constituent of nuclear pore [Evidence IMP] [PMID 19414606]; GO_function: GO:0017056 - structural constituent of nuclear pore [Evidence IGI] [PMID 19414608]; GO_function: GO:0017056 - structural constituent of nuclear pore [Evidence IGI] [PMID 20498018]; GO_process: GO:0007059 - chromosome segregation [Evidence IMP] [PMID 11290711]; GO_process: GO:0070869 - heterochromatin assembly involved in chromatin silencing [Evidence IMP] [PMID 23452847]; GO_process: GO:0051028 - mRNA transport [Evidence IEA]; GO_process: GO:0007094 - mitotic spindle assembly checkpoint [Evidence IGI,IMP,IPI] [PMID 12473689]; GO_process: GO:0051292 - nuclear pore complex assembly [Evidence IGI] [PMID 19414608]; GO_process: GO:0051292 - nuclear pore complex assembly [Evidence IGI] [PMID 20498018]; GO_process: GO:0006913 - nucleocytoplasmic transport [Evidence IEA]; GO_process: GO:0006913 - nucleocytoplasmic transport [Evidence IC] [PMID 10684247]; GO_process: GO:0036228 - protein targeting to nuclear inner membrane [Evidence IMP] [PMID 16929305]; GO_process: GO:0036228 - protein targeting to nuclear inner membrane [Evidence IMP] [PMID 21659568]; GO_process: GO:0015031 - protein transport [Evidence IEA]; GO_process: GO:0006810 - transport [Evidence IEA]) has translation MGMFPAIDRAWITVDNRLYLWNYKNGNDFSTFDELDHTIFSVNLVKPKPGVFVDSINYLLVLCTPVELYILGVQYDKVKSSIEFHYSGINVSISGLDVDTLVASEKSGRIFFSGANDGVNLWEVVYTNEDTWFKGKCSKICHTRSGLVSALTPSFSLPSVPFLPVDGSKIMGSLGLGSHAAPETIISMQIDDTRDLLYTLSSTSTIRIYHIPKGNTANLALTYTLPQILSNFQMASASSETRNAAASKTLKIVSLQVVKTYQSAQFHLVAITSGGFRLYIKAGRQYGVSVGDKPPNTIQVVGYRPPPVGEPVVNPDGTLSKPIPVLNTAKPQSKIFEPAHFFCVVPDEANSGGDKIFVSSLDSGRVIHILNQPNSVPTYSENACFLEVEGFVQSVELLTPPFRPSAKPEGFLNECAAQYSLPPPQVAVLTNTGIYVFTRRLPYQICENLLGSDDIKSFFDAYGRTETCASALSVASKSITGSSSSSSAQAYASREMATKIYIEIGGRAHLRYDDESTYALVRSANNTGSETIRLSGRFDGLATYVSRTIRDLWEANVFKSTKGAGAVTFSLGSPRKSLESVQLTLMEIAEFLERNHAFIEGLSGIPDGFIDAGLSSRAEEISLQAEHRGLDSLVKLIKSCREGLAFLLLLHDETAHASDGLEAVMSYLPKELREKVEELTFKHFFTTADGTELAKELVTCLVNRSISKGESVDSISRVLQDRCESYCSSSDVIIYKALEDLRKAKSLAEGDPELRIQSLYDSVKMFKKAAASIQLDSLKEAISEYVGLKYYSGAIEVALSVAFVGDKGNLALGYLHDGKVEGDPRQVAYDARVKVYNLIFEVLDIVDEKAQLSTESAVPGVNSLSDDEKARQEAYNICFEAQDEVFHFCFYDWFVYRGVESRLLAVNTPYILPYLVANAKTNLTIADLLWVYYQKRGDNYAAAQVLFSLAKSDFDIALGSRLEFLSRARGYCNADGPPGLRSAMTQLGSSIQEHLDIASIQDDILQAVREDIRFIPEKRDEAVAVLNGQLLNVSQLYNDYAYPLGYHEICLVIYQVTDYRGHDEITKSWQKLINSSTESDDELSNYEHVSSVVQRLGQQFMNAEFVFPTDVLVPMLETFSLERAPNAPRGWVIDTFLNAGVSSETIYALLSDLLERKEAPFDDKYGYEKLAMDLAYLLTRWSSESRGRTISHIVSRDDIEKLRTVIPQKEYAEILRRMR, from the coding sequence ATGGGCATGTTTCCAGCCATTGATAGGGCTTGGATCACGGTTGATAATAGACTGTATTTGTGGAACTATAAGAATGGCAATGATTTCAGCACTTTTGATGAGCTCGATCATACGATTTTCTCCGTCAATCTAGTCAAACCTAAGCCAGGAGTGTTTGTAGACTCTATTAATTATCTGCTTGTTCTGTGTACCCCAGTCGAGCTGTATATTCTCGGTGTACAGTATGATAAAGTCAAGAGCAGCATTGAATTCCATTATAGTGGTATTAATGTTTCGATAAGTGGATTGGATGTGGACACACTTGTAGCGAGTGAAAAATCAGGCAGGATCTTTTTCAGTGGCGCTAATGATGGGGTCAACTTGTGGGAGGTGGTATATACAAATGAGGATACGTGGTTTAAAGGCAAATGTTCTAAGATTTGTCACACGAGATCTGGTCTTGTATCAGCATTGACTCCTAGTTTCTCACTTCCATCGGTCCCATTTTTGCCTGTTGATGGCTCGAAAATCATGGGTTCTCTTGGTTTAGGCAGCCATGCTGCTCCTGAAACAATCATCAGCATGCAAATCGATGATACCCGAGACCTTTTATACACACTTTCGTCAACATCCACTATTCGTATTTATCATATTCCTAAGGGAAATACTGCTAATCTTGCATTGACTTATACTCTACCACAGATTCTGTCGAATTTCCAGATGGCCAGCGCCAGCTCTGAGACTAGAaacgctgctgcttcaaaGACACTGAAGATTGTCTCGTTACAGGTAGTCAAGACGTATCAGAGTGCACAATTCCATTTAGTGGCTATCACTTCTGGAGGCTTCCGACTTTACATCAAAGCAGGTCGCCAGTACGGAGTCAGTGTTGGAGATAAACCACCAAATACTATTCAAGTCGTGGGTTATAGACCACCTCCAGTGGGTGAACCAGTTGTGAATCCGGATGGCACACTTAGCAAACCAATTCCTGTTCTGAACACAGCTAAACCTCAATCTAAAATCTTTGAACCCGCACATTTCTTCTGTGTGGTTCCTGATGAAGCCAACTCGGGTGGAGACAAAATCTTTGTTTCGTCTCTTGATTCGGGTCGAGTTATTCACATTCTGAACCAGCCGAACTCAGTTCCTACGTATAGTGAGAATGCCTGTTTCTTGGAAGTTGAGGGCTTTGTTCAAAGTGTCGAATTGTTAACACCTCCATTCCGTCCCAGTGCAAAGCCTGAGGGGTTCCTTAATGAATGTGCTGCTCAGTATAGTCTTCCACCTCCTCAGGTAGCAGTGCTTACGAACACCGGTATCTATGTCTTTACTCGTAGACTGCCGTACCAGATTTGTGAGAACCTGCTTGGATCAGATGATATCAAGTCGTTTTTCGATGCATATGGAAGAACCGAGACATGTGCTAGCGCTTTGAGCGTTGCATCGAAGTCTATCACTggctcgtcgtcatcttcttctgctcAAGCTTATGCCAGCAGGGAGATGGCAACCAAGATTTATATTGAAATTGGTGGTAGAGCTCATCTCCGCTACGATGATGAAAGTACTTATGCTTTGGTTCGTTCGGCTAATAATACTGGCAGCGAAACTATCCGACTCAGTGGAAGATTCGATGGTTTGGCTACTTATGTGTCACGTACCATTCGAGATTTGTGGGAGGCTAATGTTTTTAAATCAACCAAgggagctggtgctgtcaCATTTTCTCTTGGCAGTCCTCGAAAGTCGCTAGAGTCTGTACAGTTGACACTCATGGAAATCGCCGAGTTTTTGGAGCGAAACCATGCTTTTATCGAAGGATTGTCGGGTATTCCAGATGGGTTTATTGATGCCGGTCTGTCGTCGCGAGCCGAAGAGATCTCCTTACAAGCCGAGCACCGTGGACTTGATTCGTTGGTTAAACTTATCAAGTCGTGTCGTGAAGGTTTGGCCTTTTTGCTTTTATTACATGACGAAACGGCACATGCTTCTGATGGTTTGGAGGCTGTCATGTCGTACTTACCCAAAGAACTTCGTGAAAAGGTTGAAGAGCTTACATTCAAGCATTTCTTCACCACTGCTGATGGAACAGAGCTTGCCAAGGAACTTGTGACCTGTCTAGTTAACAGAAGCATTAGTAAGGGTGAATCTGTGGACTCGATCTCTCGAGTCCTTCAGGATCGCTGTGAAAGCTACTGTTCTAGTAGCGAtgtcattatttataaagcTTTGGAGGATCTTCGAAAGGCCAAGTCTCTTGCTGAAGGAGACCCCGAGCTTCGTATACAAAGTCTGTACGACAGTGTCAAGATGTTCAaaaaggctgctgccagtaTTCAGCTTGACAGTTTGAAGGAAGCTATTAGTGAGTATGTGGGATTGAAGTATTATTCTGGTGCTATTGAGGTTGCTCTTTCAGTGGCTTTTGTTGGTGACAAGGGTAATCTTGCTCTTGGATACTTGCACGATGGTAAAGTTGAAGGAGATCCTCGTCAAGTTGCCTATGATGCTCGGGTCAAGGTGTACAACTTGATATTTGAAGTActtgatattgttgatgaAAAAGCTCAACTTTCGACCGAATCGGCTGTTCCTGGAGTTAATAGTTTATCCGACGATGAAAAAGCCCGCCAAGAAGCCTACAATATCTGTTTCGAGGCGCAAGATGAAGTATTCCACTTTTGTTTCTATGACTGGTTCGTCTATAGAGGTGTCGAAAGTAGACTCCTGGCTGTCAATACCCCATATATTCTCCCCTATCTCGTGGCCAATGCTAAAACCAATCTGACCATTGCAGACTTGCTGTGGGTTTACTATCAAAAGAGAGGTGACAACTACGCTGCCGCTCAGGTGCTCTTTAGTCTTGCCAAGAgtgattttgatattgCTCTCGGTAGTCGTCTAGAATTCCTGTCTCGAGCCAGAGGTTATTGCAATGCCGATGGTCCACCAGGCCTACGTTCTGCTATGACACAACTGGGCAGTTCAATCCAAGAGCATCTCGACATTGCCAGTATCCAAGATGATATTCTTCAAGCTGTTAGAGAAGATATTCGATTTATTCCCGAAAAGAGAGACGAAGCTGTTGCCGTGTTGAATGGTCAGTTGTTGAATGTGAGTCAGCTCTATAATGACTACGCATATCCTCTTGGCTACCACGAGATCTGTCTGGTAATTTACCAAGTCACTGATTACAGAGGCCATGATGAGATCACCAAGAGCTGGCAGAAACTTATCAATTCATCGACTGAAAGCGATGATGAGCTAAGCAACTATGAACATGTATCTTCAGTCGTCCAGAGACTTGGTCAACAATTCATGAATGCCGAATTTGTATTCCCCACCGACGTCCTTGTACCCATGCTCGAGACCTTCTCACTCGAGCGAGCTCCTAATGCTCCCCGTGGTTGGGTCATCGACACTTTCCTCAACGCTGGTGTCAGCAGCGAGACAATCTATGCCCTCCTGAGCGATCTATTAGAACGCAAGGAAGCTCCTTTTGACGACAAATATGGCTACGAGAAACTGGCCATGGACCTTGCCTACCTGCTAACCCGCTGGTCTTCGGAATCCCGCGGCAGAACCATCTCACACATTGTCAGTCGCGACGACATCGAAAAACTGCGCACTGTCATCCCACAAAAAGAATACGCCGAAATCCTCAGACGGATGCGCTAA